One Neosynechococcus sphagnicola sy1 DNA segment encodes these proteins:
- a CDS encoding GvpL/GvpF family gas vesicle protein, which yields MGYGLYLYGIFPAPGPQDLSLLGLDQQPVLSHGIEPFVFLYSEAQQERYLASRRHLLGHEKVLEQAMQAGYRTLLPLQFGLIIEDWQTVIQQLILPHGQSLSELFVKLDGQREVGVKLFWDRDQELQTLLQENPNLKAERDQLLDQPLSMDQVISIGQTLEKLLQNRQQTIIDAFATALNPLAVETVENDPLTDAMIYNAAYLIPWELESEFSDRVEALDQQFEQRLRIRYNNFTAPYNFAQLTQLR from the coding sequence ATGGGCTATGGCCTTTATCTCTACGGGATTTTTCCGGCTCCTGGTCCACAGGATCTCTCCCTCCTGGGTCTAGACCAGCAGCCCGTGTTGTCCCACGGGATCGAACCATTTGTGTTTCTCTACTCAGAGGCGCAGCAGGAGCGATACTTGGCGAGTCGTCGTCATCTCTTGGGGCATGAAAAAGTCTTGGAGCAGGCGATGCAGGCAGGGTATCGCACCTTACTCCCACTGCAATTTGGCTTGATCATTGAAGACTGGCAAACGGTGATCCAGCAGTTAATTCTTCCCCACGGTCAAAGTCTGTCGGAGTTATTTGTCAAGCTGGACGGCCAACGAGAGGTGGGGGTGAAACTGTTCTGGGATCGAGACCAGGAACTGCAAACCCTGCTCCAAGAGAATCCCAATCTCAAAGCAGAACGAGATCAACTCCTGGATCAACCGTTGAGTATGGATCAGGTGATCTCGATTGGCCAAACCCTGGAGAAATTGTTACAAAATCGTCAGCAAACGATTATCGATGCCTTTGCCACTGCCCTCAATCCCCTGGCGGTGGAAACCGTTGAAAATGACCCGCTCACGGATGCCATGATTTATAACGCTGCCTACCTTATCCCCTGGGAGTTAGAATCCGAATTCAGCGATCGCGTAGAAGCCTTGGATCAGCAGTTTGAGCAGCGCCTGCGGATTCGCTACAACAACTTTACAGCTCCCTACAACTTTGCCCAGTTAACCCAACTTCGTTGA
- a CDS encoding gas vesicle protein K has protein sequence MNSAFSPEPSQSVMVMGVTTPQQLDRPPSIAVTPKSNPDAGLAPLLLTVVELLRQLMEAQVIRRMESGALTDTELNRAAESLQRLEAQVLDLCAVFKIDPADLNIELGEVGTLLPKSGGYYPGEHSHSPTILELLDRLLNTGVVLEGSIDLGLAEISLIHARLQVVLTTQPL, from the coding sequence ATGAACTCTGCGTTCTCTCCTGAACCATCCCAGTCCGTGATGGTCATGGGAGTCACTACTCCTCAGCAGCTAGACCGCCCGCCGAGCATTGCAGTTACTCCCAAGTCAAATCCAGATGCGGGTCTGGCTCCCTTACTCTTGACCGTTGTGGAACTGTTGCGGCAACTGATGGAGGCACAGGTGATCCGTCGCATGGAGTCAGGTGCCCTTACTGATACAGAATTGAATCGAGCCGCAGAGAGCTTGCAGCGGTTAGAAGCCCAAGTGCTAGATCTGTGCGCCGTATTTAAAATTGACCCAGCTGATTTAAATATTGAGCTTGGGGAGGTCGGCACTCTTCTGCCCAAATCTGGCGGTTATTATCCTGGGGAGCACTCCCACAGCCCCACCATTCTGGAATTGTTGGATCGACTGCTCAACACCGGAGTGGTTTTGGAAGGTAGCATAGACCTAGGGCTGGCTGAAATCAGCTTGATTCATGCCCGATTGCAGGTGGTCTTAACCACCCAACCCCTCTGA
- a CDS encoding gas vesicle protein translates to MTPSPLGADTGNPQRSFRDAQKTIPMSTQGSTLADILERVLDKGIVIAGDISVSVGSTELLNIRIRLLISSVDKAREIGINWWESDPYLSSQARTLTETNQQLQERIQSLEAQVRELHALATPPTPAVLPHGGAELPPST, encoded by the coding sequence GTGACCCCATCCCCCCTTGGCGCTGACACCGGTAATCCTCAGCGTAGCTTTCGCGATGCTCAGAAAACCATTCCCATGTCTACCCAAGGTTCTACCCTGGCGGATATTCTGGAGCGAGTGCTCGACAAAGGCATTGTCATTGCTGGGGATATTTCCGTATCCGTTGGCTCCACAGAACTGCTGAATATCCGCATTCGGCTCTTGATCTCCTCCGTTGATAAGGCCCGAGAAATTGGCATTAACTGGTGGGAAAGCGACCCCTATCTCAGTAGTCAGGCTCGCACCCTCACAGAAACCAATCAACAACTTCAGGAACGGATTCAAAGTTTAGAAGCCCAAGTACGAGAACTGCACGCCCTAGCTACCCCACCTACCCCTGCGGTTCTGCCCCATGGGGGAGCAGAGCTGCCGCCCTCGACCTAA
- the gvpN gene encoding gas vesicle protein GvpN, producing MTTVLQARPGGFVSTPAVERIATRALRYLQSGFSVHLRGPAGTGKTTLAMHLADLLSRPIMLIFGDDEFTTSDLIGNQSGYTRKKVVDNYIHSVVKVEDELRQNWVDSRLTLACREGFTLVYDEFNRSRPEVNNVLLSALEEKLLALPPSSNRMEYVRVHPKFRAIFTSNPEEYCGVHDTQDALMDRLITINVPEPDELTQQEILVQKIGINRSDAQVIVALVKAFRARTEADLASGLRSCLMIAKICQGHEIPVAPEHPDFRDTCGDILFSRTRRPLPEATAVLWEIMNGLFLAEEPLPPTAAMVELPTRDVLSGNGATAFVSEVYTYLCQSGGASLAEIEQRLQINRLQAVEALRSLVAQGILMRSGDLIAVVPKDNQL from the coding sequence GTGACTACTGTTCTGCAAGCCCGCCCTGGGGGATTTGTGAGTACGCCCGCTGTGGAGCGAATTGCTACCCGCGCCCTCCGGTATCTTCAATCTGGTTTTTCGGTGCATTTGCGAGGGCCTGCCGGAACTGGTAAAACCACCTTAGCCATGCATCTGGCCGACTTACTGAGTCGGCCCATCATGTTGATCTTTGGGGACGATGAATTCACTACCTCTGACCTGATTGGTAACCAGTCGGGGTATACCCGTAAAAAAGTTGTGGATAACTATATCCATAGTGTGGTCAAGGTCGAAGACGAACTACGTCAGAACTGGGTGGACTCTCGCTTGACCTTGGCCTGTCGGGAAGGATTTACCCTGGTTTATGACGAATTCAATCGATCACGCCCAGAAGTCAACAATGTGCTGTTGTCTGCCCTAGAGGAAAAGCTCTTAGCCCTACCCCCCAGTTCCAACCGCATGGAATATGTGCGGGTTCATCCCAAGTTTCGCGCCATCTTTACCTCCAATCCAGAGGAATACTGCGGCGTTCATGACACCCAGGATGCACTGATGGATCGGCTGATTACCATCAATGTACCGGAGCCGGATGAACTGACCCAGCAAGAAATCTTGGTTCAGAAAATCGGGATTAACCGCAGTGATGCTCAGGTGATAGTCGCACTGGTGAAAGCCTTCCGTGCCCGTACCGAAGCCGATCTGGCCTCAGGATTGCGTTCTTGCTTAATGATTGCCAAAATTTGCCAGGGGCATGAAATTCCGGTAGCACCTGAACATCCTGACTTTCGTGACACCTGTGGAGATATTCTGTTTTCCCGCACCCGACGACCCTTGCCAGAAGCCACAGCCGTTCTATGGGAAATCATGAATGGGCTGTTCTTGGCAGAAGAACCACTGCCTCCAACAGCGGCGATGGTAGAGCTACCCACAAGGGATGTGTTGTCAGGCAACGGTGCCACTGCCTTTGTATCCGAGGTTTATACCTATCTCTGTCAATCTGGGGGTGCATCCCTGGCGGAGATTGAGCAGCGTCTCCAGATTAATCGCCTGCAAGCCGTGGAGGCACTGCGATCGCTGGTTGCCCAGGGAATTTTAATGCGATCAGGCGATCTCATTGCCGTGGTACCCAAGGATAACCAACTGTGA
- the gvpA gene encoding gas vesicle structural protein GvpA, producing MAVEKVNSSSSLAEVIDRILDKGIVIDAWVRVSLVGIELLAIEARVVIASVETYLKYAEAVGLTAQAAVPAV from the coding sequence ATGGCAGTTGAAAAAGTAAACTCTTCCTCCAGCTTGGCTGAAGTTATTGACCGGATCCTCGATAAAGGGATCGTCATTGATGCGTGGGTTCGGGTCTCACTGGTTGGCATTGAATTGTTAGCCATTGAAGCTCGGGTGGTGATTGCGTCCGTCGAGACCTATCTGAAGTATGCCGAAGCCGTTGGCTTGACTGCCCAGGCAGCTGTCCCGGCGGTGTAA
- a CDS encoding ATP-binding protein translates to MAKAVASQARANFIAVNGPELLSRWVGASEQAVRELFTKARQAAPCVIFIDEMDTLAPARGRYNGDSGVSDRVVGQLLTELDGLQGAAGIILVGATNRPEALDPALLRAGRLDLQLKVDLPDANSRLAILQVHNQDRPLRAVDLTQWAEQTEGWNGADLALLSNQAALAAIRKYRALGLSDPATIQISMEDFQTAYQVLSNQRQPG, encoded by the coding sequence TTGGCTAAAGCCGTAGCTTCCCAAGCTCGGGCGAATTTTATTGCCGTCAATGGCCCTGAACTCCTCAGCCGTTGGGTAGGTGCCTCCGAGCAAGCCGTGCGAGAGCTGTTTACCAAGGCTCGTCAGGCAGCTCCCTGTGTCATCTTCATTGATGAAATGGATACGTTGGCTCCCGCTAGAGGCCGCTATAACGGCGATTCAGGAGTCAGCGATCGCGTCGTTGGTCAACTGCTCACCGAACTCGATGGGTTACAGGGGGCAGCGGGGATTATTCTCGTCGGGGCCACCAATCGACCCGAGGCTCTTGATCCTGCACTGTTGCGAGCCGGGCGGTTAGATTTGCAACTGAAGGTAGATCTGCCAGACGCTAACTCTCGATTGGCCATTTTGCAAGTCCATAACCAGGACCGACCCCTGAGGGCAGTTGATCTGACCCAATGGGCCGAGCAAACCGAGGGTTGGAATGGTGCCGACTTGGCACTCTTGAGTAATCAGGCAGCCTTGGCTGCGATTCGTAAGTATCGTGCCCTAGGGTTGAGTGATCCCGCAACCATTCAAATTTCCATGGAAGACTTTCAAACTGCCTACCAGGTGCTATCCAATCAACGCCAGCCCGGTTAA
- a CDS encoding ATP-binding protein — protein sequence MSDLFGGGLKGFEQLLEIARALEEKMEKGELRTDVQLGARNLSSIPRQGNIPSGIGISRIRTHPSADSNSTATSDNSPSKSEVTITPPASDPKAPSLKDVGGLTAVLKELRELVEIPLKRPDLLAKLGLEAIRGVLLVGPPGTGKTLTARALAENLGVNYIAIAGPEVMGKYYGEAETRLRGIFEKATRSTPCIIFIDEIDSLAPDRSKVEGEVEKRVVAQLLSLMDGFAKADGILVLAATNRPDHLDPALRRPGRFDREVQFRVPDRNGRLEILTILTRAMPLDTCVELGAIADLAVGFVGADLKALAQKAAYSALRRIAPSLDAPLPDSMTVKQEDFYQALKQVKPSVLRSVEVESPQVAWEEIRGAGVD from the coding sequence ATGAGTGATTTATTTGGGGGAGGGCTCAAGGGGTTTGAGCAACTGCTAGAAATTGCCAGAGCCTTAGAAGAAAAAATGGAAAAAGGGGAACTGAGAACCGATGTCCAGCTAGGTGCCCGCAATCTCAGTAGCATTCCCCGTCAGGGCAATATTCCCAGCGGTATTGGTATCAGCCGCATCCGTACTCACCCATCTGCTGACAGCAACTCCACAGCCACCAGCGACAACTCCCCATCTAAATCGGAGGTGACGATTACGCCCCCAGCATCTGATCCCAAAGCTCCGTCTCTCAAAGATGTGGGTGGCTTAACCGCAGTTCTCAAGGAACTGCGAGAACTGGTGGAAATCCCGCTGAAACGTCCCGACCTCTTGGCAAAGCTTGGACTGGAAGCCATTCGCGGGGTGTTATTGGTTGGCCCCCCTGGAACCGGCAAGACCCTGACCGCCCGTGCCCTCGCTGAGAATTTGGGGGTGAATTATATTGCGATCGCTGGCCCCGAGGTCATGGGCAAATACTATGGCGAAGCGGAGACTCGCCTGCGGGGGATCTTTGAAAAAGCCACTCGATCAACTCCCTGTATTATCTTCATTGATGAAATTGACAGCCTCGCCCCCGATCGCAGCAAGGTAGAAGGAGAAGTTGAAAAGCGGGTGGTGGCTCAACTGCTCAGCCTCATGGATGGGTTTGCCAAGGCCGACGGCATTTTAGTGCTGGCGGCAACCAATCGTCCCGATCATCTCGATCCAGCACTGCGGCGTCCGGGACGCTTCGATCGGGAAGTTCAGTTTCGGGTTCCCGATCGCAATGGCCGACTGGAGATCCTCACCATTCTCACCCGAGCCATGCCCTTGGATACCTGTGTGGAATTGGGGGCGATCGCGGACTTGGCGGTGGGGTTTGTGGGGGCTGACCTCAAAGCCCTGGCCCAGAAAGCTGCCTACAGTGCCCTGCGACGCATTGCCCCCTCCCTGGATGCCCCCCTGCCAGACTCAATGACTGTGAAGCAGGAAGACTTTTACCAAGCGCTGAAGCAAGTCAAACCTTCCGTACTGCGCTCGGTGGAGGTGGAATCTCCCCAGGTCGCCTGGGAGGAGATTCGGGGGGCTGGAGTCGATTAA
- the egtC gene encoding ergothioneine biosynthesis protein EgtC, producing the protein MCRLLGYLGVPIQLDTLLYQTEHSLVVQSYQPQEMTAGLLNADGFGIGWYHPHQDALPYTYKNILPIWSDINLPHLSRYIESGCMVANVRSATSGQAVDLSNCQPFSSDRILGVHNGFIEQFRQTLYRPIRHRLEDDAYQGIEGSTDSEHIFALLLDLMQTTGMTLEQGLQATLTLLSQMARSHPTQLSANLVLTDGQQLVASRFATRSPAPSLYWLRNQSPVANGVLIASEPLFAGAWQRVPEQTLLRVDRDLTVVVQSLKAD; encoded by the coding sequence ATGTGTCGTTTACTCGGCTATCTGGGGGTGCCAATTCAATTGGATACCCTCCTCTATCAAACCGAACATTCTCTGGTGGTGCAGAGCTATCAACCCCAGGAGATGACCGCTGGGTTGTTGAATGCCGATGGCTTTGGGATCGGTTGGTACCATCCCCACCAGGATGCCCTCCCCTATACCTATAAAAATATCCTGCCGATCTGGAGCGATATTAATCTCCCCCACCTCAGTCGCTACATTGAGTCCGGCTGCATGGTCGCCAATGTTCGCAGTGCAACATCGGGACAAGCCGTTGATTTAAGCAATTGTCAGCCCTTTAGCAGTGATCGGATTCTCGGAGTTCACAACGGTTTCATCGAACAATTTCGCCAGACCCTCTATCGCCCGATTCGCCACCGCCTTGAGGATGATGCCTACCAGGGCATTGAGGGGAGCACCGATTCAGAACACATCTTTGCCCTGCTCCTGGACTTGATGCAAACCACTGGTATGACTCTGGAGCAAGGGCTGCAAGCCACCTTGACCCTGCTGAGTCAAATGGCCCGGAGTCACCCCACCCAGCTGTCGGCGAATTTAGTGCTGACCGATGGTCAGCAACTGGTTGCCTCTCGGTTTGCGACCCGTTCTCCGGCTCCCTCTCTCTACTGGCTCCGGAACCAGTCTCCCGTTGCCAATGGGGTGTTAATTGCATCGGAACCCCTATTTGCCGGAGCTTGGCAACGGGTTCCAGAACAGACGCTGCTGCGGGTCGATCGCGATTTAACCGTGGTGGTGCAATCTCTGAAGGCAGATTAA
- a CDS encoding PrsW family intramembrane metalloprotease, translated as MILGSLPWYWRCIYPVPPSFFVYQLCGKRKPWWLIMGTAITTMVLLISPVWGVFVLVFRQILPGNISDLTTGTNFFRLLVGNFFGAGMAEELLKSLPVFVALFLGRQLRSPSRERLGVWEPLDGILLGAASAVGFTLLETLGQYVPDAVESSSQLAGLQLLIPRIIGAVAGHLAYSGYFGYFIGLSVLIPSQRWLILAVGYLTAAALHAFWNATASVSLGIFISPVIGAISYAFLSAAILKARSLSPTRSQNFATRIRL; from the coding sequence ATGATTTTGGGGTCTTTGCCCTGGTACTGGCGCTGTATTTATCCGGTGCCGCCTAGTTTTTTTGTCTATCAGCTCTGTGGCAAGCGTAAGCCCTGGTGGTTGATTATGGGGACTGCCATCACCACCATGGTGCTTTTGATCAGTCCAGTGTGGGGGGTGTTCGTCTTGGTCTTTCGCCAGATCTTGCCAGGGAATATCTCTGACTTAACCACCGGTACCAATTTCTTCCGCCTCCTGGTTGGCAACTTCTTTGGGGCAGGTATGGCGGAGGAACTCCTAAAGTCCTTGCCTGTATTTGTGGCGCTGTTTTTGGGACGACAGTTGCGATCGCCCAGCCGTGAACGCCTTGGCGTTTGGGAACCTCTGGATGGCATTCTGCTGGGGGCGGCATCTGCGGTGGGCTTTACCCTCTTAGAAACCCTGGGACAGTATGTTCCTGATGCCGTGGAGTCAAGTTCTCAGCTGGCAGGTTTGCAACTCTTAATTCCTCGGATCATTGGAGCCGTGGCGGGTCACTTAGCCTACAGTGGCTACTTTGGTTACTTTATTGGCCTGAGTGTGCTAATTCCCTCCCAACGCTGGCTAATTTTGGCGGTGGGGTATCTGACGGCAGCAGCACTCCATGCCTTCTGGAATGCCACTGCCTCCGTGTCCCTTGGGATTTTCATCTCCCCGGTGATTGGAGCAATTTCCTATGCCTTTCTGTCCGCTGCGATTCTCAAAGCCCGATCTCTGTCCCCAACGCGATCGCAGAACTTTGCCACCCGCATTCGGCTCTAG
- a CDS encoding FHA domain-containing protein: protein MTGIPDGTAFLRLLTANLQGQSSRYYPLSPAQEVVIGRDPSCQIVLDSGQYGGVSRRHLALRPLQPGTWQVCDLESANGTYVNDQRLQDCRLLKSGDRITLGQKVVEFCFEIQKSMPLLIPEPLEEATHAPGTTASLSLSQLLPILSTGGDLTRKAFLIPGILTVLFVVLMFISSDDFGVFALVLALYLSGAA, encoded by the coding sequence ATGACGGGGATTCCGGATGGAACTGCATTTCTGCGATTACTCACGGCTAATCTGCAAGGACAGTCCTCCCGGTATTACCCACTGTCTCCGGCGCAAGAGGTGGTGATCGGGCGTGATCCTAGTTGCCAGATCGTTCTGGACTCCGGCCAATACGGAGGCGTCTCGCGGCGTCATCTAGCACTTCGCCCCTTGCAACCGGGCACCTGGCAAGTGTGTGACTTGGAGAGTGCCAATGGTACCTATGTCAATGACCAACGACTTCAGGACTGTCGGCTACTGAAATCCGGCGATCGCATTACCCTGGGGCAAAAAGTCGTGGAATTTTGCTTTGAAATCCAGAAGTCGATGCCACTGCTAATCCCTGAACCCTTGGAAGAAGCCACCCATGCCCCTGGGACAACGGCCTCTCTCTCCCTGAGTCAATTGCTGCCCATCCTCTCCACGGGAGGGGATCTCACCCGCAAAGCTTTTTTGATCCCTGGTATTCTCACCGTGCTGTTCGTGGTGCTGATGTTTATCAGCAGCGATGATTTTGGGGTCTTTGCCCTGGTACTGGCGCTGTATTTATCCGGTGCCGCCTAG
- a CDS encoding HMA2 domain-containing protein, whose product MPDVLPQVGYEIVHSTLGRMRCRIRYLTLDESYAQQLEQQLRSQVWVSQMRINAAAASLIVEYSGSQLSPAEAEARLVAVMAQFSIVTKISPPGAPEPVAPPSIPEILPPAHSESQAFQGHLESIAGGIVGLATGEIVGGAIGGVAGGMVLGPAGVLLGNRVGGFAGSVVGATIMGDVAPNLLRGGNVATVPGVNPVRLETALQKRAGDKVGATIGEVTGKTIGTVALGPVGAVIGTVIGGAVGGRIGEDAVHQFKHPSPSPSHPSSGNVLQDLQSWIDRTSRDFAGETSTAVLGSTLGGLFLGTSGRDTGRRIGSYVGRRLNWRDPSPPPILEATTSPASPAPESTAIASPPTMMSEGTQSLPPATEPSLGDHG is encoded by the coding sequence ATGCCAGACGTACTCCCCCAGGTAGGCTATGAAATTGTCCACTCAACACTAGGACGGATGCGCTGCCGCATTCGTTATTTAACCCTGGATGAATCCTATGCCCAGCAGCTGGAGCAACAGCTGCGATCGCAGGTTTGGGTGTCCCAGATGCGGATCAATGCCGCCGCCGCCTCCCTGATTGTGGAGTATTCCGGGAGCCAGTTGTCCCCCGCGGAGGCAGAGGCTCGGTTAGTGGCGGTGATGGCGCAGTTCAGCATCGTCACCAAAATCAGTCCCCCAGGGGCACCAGAGCCAGTTGCCCCCCCGAGCATCCCAGAGATCCTGCCCCCCGCCCACTCCGAAAGTCAGGCATTCCAGGGGCATCTCGAATCCATTGCCGGGGGCATTGTGGGACTGGCAACGGGAGAAATCGTCGGTGGGGCGATCGGTGGCGTTGCCGGCGGGATGGTACTAGGGCCGGCAGGCGTCCTCCTGGGCAACCGAGTGGGGGGATTTGCAGGGTCGGTTGTGGGAGCCACGATCATGGGCGATGTCGCGCCTAACCTCTTGCGCGGGGGAAATGTGGCGACTGTGCCGGGGGTTAACCCCGTGCGACTAGAAACAGCCTTACAAAAAAGAGCCGGGGATAAAGTCGGTGCCACCATTGGTGAAGTCACGGGCAAAACTATTGGCACTGTTGCTCTAGGCCCGGTCGGTGCTGTCATTGGCACGGTCATTGGAGGAGCCGTGGGAGGACGGATAGGCGAGGATGCCGTCCATCAGTTTAAGCATCCCAGTCCTTCCCCCTCTCATCCCTCCTCTGGCAACGTGTTACAGGATCTCCAATCCTGGATTGATCGCACCTCTCGAGATTTTGCGGGCGAGACGAGTACCGCGGTTCTCGGCAGTACCCTGGGAGGACTGTTTTTAGGAACTTCAGGTCGGGATACCGGACGCCGGATTGGTTCCTACGTCGGCAGACGCTTGAACTGGCGAGATCCATCGCCACCGCCAATTTTGGAGGCTACAACCAGCCCTGCATCCCCTGCCCCGGAGAGCACCGCCATTGCATCGCCCCCTACGATGATGTCCGAGGGCACCCAGTCATTGCCACCAGCAACAGAGCCATCCTTAGGGGATCACGGTTAG
- a CDS encoding DUF2993 domain-containing protein encodes MTSRCDNPESQLPSDCLDPHLDLEAETATASRRQWIAKVLSSALRLWLKTQVEQIADLQVEVQSGDRRLLSGVIQQVSLSAQQVVYQGLHLTQLNLVAANIRVNLGQVLRGKPLRILEPIPITGSVCIQVTDLNASLQTPLLAEAVTAFLGTLLNQPPHPLEQGVQPLSIAAVADLSLRQLQVEIAGDRVILQGLLNNAGEEIPVELETGLTLRSPQELQLTHLRWLAAPGLDPGVSRMQSRHFSIDLGSEVELHQLRLESGVIHCQAKLTVIP; translated from the coding sequence ATGACATCCCGCTGCGACAACCCTGAGTCCCAACTGCCATCAGACTGTTTAGATCCCCACCTCGATCTGGAAGCTGAAACCGCAACTGCTTCCCGTCGCCAATGGATCGCCAAAGTACTATCTTCAGCCTTGCGCCTGTGGCTTAAAACCCAGGTCGAACAGATCGCAGATCTCCAAGTAGAGGTTCAAAGTGGCGATCGCCGACTGTTATCCGGGGTGATTCAGCAGGTCTCCCTCTCAGCCCAACAGGTGGTTTACCAAGGGTTGCATTTGACGCAGTTGAACCTGGTCGCCGCCAATATTCGTGTCAATTTGGGACAGGTGTTGCGGGGCAAGCCCCTGCGGATTCTAGAACCGATTCCGATCACGGGAAGCGTCTGTATTCAAGTCACTGATTTAAATGCCTCCCTACAGACGCCTCTTTTAGCCGAGGCCGTGACGGCCTTTCTAGGAACGCTGTTAAACCAACCACCCCATCCCCTAGAACAGGGGGTACAGCCCCTCAGTATTGCGGCGGTTGCGGATCTAAGCTTGCGACAGTTGCAGGTAGAAATTGCGGGCGATCGCGTCATCCTCCAGGGTTTGCTCAACAATGCGGGGGAGGAGATCCCAGTGGAACTCGAAACCGGTCTGACACTGAGGAGTCCCCAGGAGTTGCAGCTCACCCACCTGCGCTGGTTAGCGGCTCCCGGATTAGATCCAGGAGTCTCGCGAATGCAGTCGCGCCATTTCAGCATTGATCTGGGTTCCGAGGTGGAATTACACCAGTTGAGGCTTGAGTCTGGTGTAATTCACTGTCAGGCCAAACTAACCGTGATCCCCTAA
- a CDS encoding DUF4912 domain-containing protein, whose translation MAKERPPLDEMTLRQLRRVASECNISRYSRMRKSQLLASILEIQRTKFSSVSSRSLEAQEAVEAAKFELGQEDKVGGTLAAVDEGLPDLPSGYGESRIVLMPRDPQWAYAYWDIPNSHKEDLRRQGGQQLALRLYDVTDISLEYQSPHSIQEYPCDEMAREWYLPIPVSDRSYILDIGYRCMDGRWLVLARAAAVRIPPVYPSDWIEDQFITVAWDEDLRGKTFATLVPPSRRMPVGVDMGNNPIYDQIFGMSQSVEAQRVAGSLFGSMQQVPVHEQAISSYVFPSGVGMWAVPTASGLTMSGVGMSGVGFGASMAPNRPRQFWLVADAELIVYGATEPDATVTIGGRPIKLNSDGTFRFQMSFQDGQIDYPIMAVAVDGEQTRSIHMKFDRETPSRHTNTKEEAVLEWLS comes from the coding sequence ATGGCAAAAGAACGGCCCCCTTTAGACGAGATGACACTCAGACAACTCCGCCGGGTTGCCAGTGAGTGCAACATTTCCCGCTACAGCCGTATGCGTAAATCTCAATTGTTGGCATCCATTCTTGAGATCCAACGCACGAAATTCTCTTCAGTCAGCAGTCGTTCATTAGAGGCACAAGAAGCCGTGGAAGCAGCAAAATTTGAACTCGGTCAAGAAGATAAAGTGGGTGGTACCCTCGCAGCTGTTGATGAAGGATTGCCAGATCTTCCCAGTGGTTATGGTGAAAGCCGCATTGTCTTGATGCCACGAGATCCCCAATGGGCCTATGCCTACTGGGATATTCCCAATAGCCACAAAGAAGATTTACGTCGTCAGGGTGGGCAACAGTTAGCCCTCCGCCTCTACGATGTCACCGACATAAGTCTTGAATACCAAAGCCCCCATAGTATCCAGGAATATCCCTGTGATGAAATGGCGCGGGAATGGTACTTGCCGATTCCGGTCAGCGATCGCTCTTATATATTGGACATCGGCTACCGCTGCATGGATGGGCGTTGGCTAGTACTCGCCCGTGCTGCTGCTGTGCGCATTCCTCCCGTTTATCCCTCTGACTGGATTGAAGATCAGTTCATCACCGTCGCTTGGGACGAAGATTTGCGCGGCAAAACCTTTGCTACGCTGGTTCCCCCCAGTCGGCGCATGCCTGTGGGTGTGGACATGGGTAATAACCCCATCTATGACCAGATCTTTGGCATGTCCCAGAGTGTAGAAGCCCAAAGGGTTGCGGGTTCTCTGTTTGGCTCCATGCAGCAGGTTCCCGTACACGAACAGGCCATCAGTTCCTATGTCTTCCCCTCAGGAGTTGGCATGTGGGCAGTTCCCACGGCTTCGGGACTCACCATGTCGGGGGTCGGCATGTCGGGAGTTGGCTTTGGGGCCTCTATGGCACCGAATCGTCCCCGCCAATTCTGGCTGGTTGCCGATGCGGAGCTGATTGTCTACGGTGCCACCGAACCTGATGCCACCGTTACCATTGGGGGACGCCCGATCAAACTGAACTCCGATGGTACCTTCCGCTTCCAGATGTCCTTCCAGGATGGTCAGATCGATTACCCAATTATGGCCGTGGCAGTGGATGGGGAGCAAACCCGTTCCATCCACATGAAGTTCGATCGTGAAACCCCCAGCCGCCACACCAACACCAAAGAAGAAGCGGTTCTAGAGTGGCTCAGCTAA